Proteins co-encoded in one Flavobacteriaceae bacterium MAR_2009_75 genomic window:
- a CDS encoding LSU ribosomal protein L32P, translated as MAHPKRKISKTRRDKRRTHYKAVAPTLATDPTTGEMHLFHRAHWHEGKLYYKGQVLIDKTEEAEA; from the coding sequence ATGGCACATCCTAAAAGAAAAATTTCGAAAACCAGAAGGGATAAAAGAAGAACCCATTATAAAGCGGTCGCCCCTACTTTGGCTACCGACCCTACTACTGGTGAGATGCACTTGTTCCACAGAGCACATTGGCACGAAGGTAAATTGTATTACAAAGGTCAGGTCTTGATAGACAAAACTGAAGAAGCAGAAGCATAA
- a CDS encoding uncharacterized metal-binding protein YceD (DUF177 family), translated as MMKQKEFSIPFSGLKQGKHNFDYTINNQFFESFGYDEFNGADIALNVVLKKMNTMLEFEMSAQGTVNINCDLTAEPFEQPISAELKLVVKFGEEFNDEDDDILVIPHGEHQVNIAQYVYEMLVLAVPLKRIHPGVVDGTLESEALKKLEELQPKEDKETIKENDPRWDELKKLLTDK; from the coding sequence ATGATGAAGCAAAAGGAGTTTAGTATTCCTTTCTCAGGATTAAAGCAAGGAAAACACAATTTTGACTATACGATTAATAACCAGTTCTTTGAATCTTTTGGGTATGATGAGTTCAATGGTGCCGACATTGCTTTAAACGTAGTTTTAAAGAAAATGAATACCATGCTCGAGTTTGAAATGAGCGCACAGGGCACGGTGAACATCAATTGTGATTTGACCGCTGAGCCGTTTGAACAACCGATTTCAGCTGAACTGAAATTGGTCGTCAAGTTCGGGGAAGAGTTCAACGATGAGGATGATGATATTTTGGTCATTCCGCACGGTGAGCACCAAGTGAACATTGCACAATACGTTTATGAAATGTTGGTGCTGGCAGTACCCCTAAAGCGTATACACCCCGGTGTAGTCGATGGTACTTTAGAGTCTGAGGCCCTAAAGAAACTAGAAGAATTGCAGCCTAAAGAAGATAAGGAAACAATAAAAGAAAACGATCCCCGTTGGGACGAATTAAAGAAACTGTTAACGGATAAATAA
- a CDS encoding 4-hydroxythreonine-4-phosphate dehydrogenase, giving the protein MQEEAKIKLGISIGDLNGIGCEVVLKTFEDARMLDFCTPVIFASSKTIAFQKKELGIEVNYHGIQSASKALDGKINVVNVWKEVPKINFGEATEEVGKFAIKSLRAAVEALKNSEIDALVTAPINKNNIQAEDFKFPGHTDFLAQELEGESLMFMVTNELKVGLLTDHVAVKDAPSAINAILIRNKVRTIEKSLRMDFCIRAPKIALLGINPHSGDNGIIGKEDDEILKPVIKEMSNAGHLVFGPYSADSFFGSDAYKNFDAVLAAYHDQGLIPFKTLSFGKGVNFTAGLSKVRTSPDHGTAYEIAGKGNADFSSFKEAVFMALQIFKNREEYQELTENPLQKQRVRR; this is encoded by the coding sequence ATGCAGGAAGAGGCTAAAATAAAACTAGGGATTTCAATAGGAGACCTGAACGGAATAGGTTGTGAGGTAGTACTTAAGACCTTTGAAGATGCCCGAATGCTCGATTTTTGTACGCCTGTCATTTTTGCTTCCAGTAAAACCATAGCTTTTCAAAAGAAGGAGCTCGGCATTGAGGTCAATTATCACGGAATTCAAAGTGCATCAAAAGCATTGGACGGTAAAATCAATGTAGTCAACGTTTGGAAGGAAGTGCCAAAAATCAATTTTGGCGAAGCAACAGAAGAAGTGGGTAAATTTGCGATTAAATCACTTCGCGCAGCTGTCGAGGCTTTGAAAAATAGTGAAATCGATGCCTTGGTCACTGCACCTATCAATAAGAATAATATTCAGGCCGAAGATTTTAAATTTCCGGGCCATACCGATTTCTTGGCACAAGAGCTTGAGGGTGAAAGCCTGATGTTTATGGTAACCAATGAGCTGAAAGTAGGGTTGCTTACCGATCATGTGGCCGTTAAAGATGCTCCATCGGCTATAAATGCGATTTTGATTAGAAATAAGGTGCGCACAATCGAAAAATCGCTACGGATGGATTTCTGCATTCGAGCGCCAAAAATAGCCTTGTTGGGCATCAACCCGCATAGTGGTGACAATGGTATAATCGGTAAAGAAGACGATGAGATATTAAAGCCTGTTATCAAAGAAATGTCCAATGCAGGTCATCTGGTTTTCGGGCCCTATTCTGCCGATAGCTTTTTTGGCTCTGATGCATATAAAAATTTTGATGCCGTATTGGCCGCCTATCACGACCAAGGTTTGATACCATTTAAAACTTTATCGTTCGGAAAAGGAGTGAATTTTACTGCGGGCCTTTCTAAAGTACGAACCTCTCCCGACCACGGTACTGCTTATGAAATAGCCGGAAAAGGCAACGCCGACTTTAGTTCTTTCAAAGAAGCGGTTTTTATGGCATTGCAGATTTTTAAAAATCGTGAAGAATATCAAGAACTGACCGAAAATCCGCTTCAAAAACAAAGGGTAAGACGTTAG
- a CDS encoding riboflavin synthase alpha chain, with protein MFTGIIETLGTVKHLEKDGGNLHITIASSLSQELKIDQSVAHNGVCLTVVSLAEESYTVTAIEETLEKTNLEQLQTGDQINLERAMVMGSRLDGHIVQGHVDQVATCSSVEEKDGSWIFTFKYDSSIGNTTIEKGSITIDGTSLTVVDSGSDSFSVAIIPYTYDHTRFNTYQVGTVVNLEFDVIGKYVAKLLSLKST; from the coding sequence ATGTTCACAGGTATTATTGAAACTTTGGGTACTGTAAAACACTTGGAAAAAGATGGCGGAAACCTTCATATAACTATCGCTTCCAGCCTTTCCCAAGAACTAAAAATCGATCAGAGCGTTGCCCATAACGGGGTCTGCTTGACCGTGGTTTCCTTAGCCGAAGAATCTTATACCGTAACCGCTATTGAAGAAACATTGGAAAAAACGAACCTAGAACAACTTCAGACCGGAGACCAAATAAATTTGGAACGCGCTATGGTTATGGGTTCTCGACTTGACGGACATATCGTACAAGGCCATGTTGATCAAGTGGCGACCTGCTCGTCGGTAGAAGAAAAAGACGGTAGCTGGATTTTCACTTTTAAATACGACTCATCTATAGGAAATACGACCATTGAAAAGGGGTCTATAACCATAGATGGCACCAGTCTAACGGTTGTAGATTCAGGGTCGGACTCATTTAGTGTAGCCATAATACCATATACCTACGACCACACGCGCTTTAACACCTATCAAGTAGGTACGGTTGTAAACCTTGAATTTGATGTTATCGGTAAATATGTAGCAAAACTATTGTCGCTAAAAAGCACTTAA